One part of the Amphiura filiformis chromosome 5, Afil_fr2py, whole genome shotgun sequence genome encodes these proteins:
- the LOC140153074 gene encoding monocarboxylate transporter 13-like encodes MATRKRTSWEKYWGWVVVFSRFSALFMLLGTYKSFGVLMDSYIYDLDTSAAEAGTATVLFFAFVYFTAPIFGVLADMMGSNGARILIMLGGIISTIAMCLSALSTTWYQLAFYLSLAGVGYGMVQVPTVAPLLMYFTDKFGLANSISAAGGAVGMIVLPPLTERMIDNYGWRGASIILGVASLHTTVAGALMRPPSSFKEKRSYQQIYGKDDAPQDGTPYESLTKVKRFAKLMQEQLSIDVFRKRPRFVVYQFIFLLAGVQFAGWHLFLVPNALSQDIALFDAAFLASIGGIGNIIGRAFNGPLLDHNIFSDAMLFVLIHLVCALSLLLDPLATEYPLMAVLAFWAGLTIGASYAVTIVIAKNLAEEEKYIMAAVGWTHFFMGFGAVIGGPLVGATFDITGYYHVGFLLMGGFEILITVCTFIELMQRRYTQDLRARYLLM; translated from the exons ATGGCAACAAGGAAGCGCACATCATGGGAGAAATACTGGGGCTGGGTGGTGGTATTTTCTCGTTTCAGTGCCTTGTTCATGCTATTGGGTACATACAAATCATTTGGAGTATTGATGGATTCTTACATCTATGATTTAGACACTTCTGCAGCTGAGGCCGGTACAGCAACTGTCTTGTTCTTTGCATTTGTTTATTTTACAG CTCCTATCTTTGGTGTTCTGGCCGACATGATGGGTTCTAATGGAGCCAGGATCTTGATCATGTTAGGTGGCATCATATCAACAATTGCTATGTGTCTATCAGCATTATCAACAACATGGTATCAACTGGCGTTTTATCTATCTCTAGCAG GTGTTGGATATGGCATGGTACAAGTCCCTACTGTTGCTCCACTTCTAATGTACTTCACCGACAAGTTTGGCTTAGCCAACAGCATCTCAGCAGCTGGCGGTGCTGTAGGAATGATTGTGTTACCACCACTCACCGAGCGCATGATAGATAACTACGGTTGGCGTGGCGCTTCAATCATACTAGGTGTTGCCAGCTTGCATACCACTGTGGCCGGTGCCCTCATGCGACCACCCTCTTCTTTCAAAGAGAAAAGATCGTATCAGCAGATCTATGGCAAAGACGATGCACCTCAGGATGGCACACCTTACGAGTCTTTGACGAAGGTCAAAAGATTTGCTAAATTAATGCAAGAACAGCTAAGCATCGATGTTTTCCGCAAACGGCCACGATTTGTAGTCTATCAGTTCATTTTTCTTTTAGCGGGAGTGCAGTTTGCTGGATGGCATCTGTTTCTTGTTCCAAATGCACTCAGTCAAGACATTGCGCTATTCGACGCTGCATTCTTAGCGTCCATCGGCGGAATAGGGAACATCATCGGTCGTGCTTTTAATGGACCTCTACTGGACCATAACATCTTCAGTGATGCCATGCTGTTTGTTCTAATCCATCTTGTGTGTGCACTCTCCCTCCTGTTGGATCCTCTAGCGACTGAATACCCCCTCATGGCCGTGCTAGCGTTCTGGGCTGGACTAACGATTGGCGCCAGCTACGCTGTGACAATTGTGATTGCCAAAAATTTAGCCGAGGAGGAAAAATACATAATGGCAGCAGTTGGCTGGACGCATTTTTTCATGGGATTCGGTGCCGTGATAGGAGGTCCATTAGTAG GAGCCACATTTGACATTACTGGATATTACCATGTTGGCTTTCTTCTCATGGGTGGATTTGAAATACTTATAACagtttgtacattcatagaacTGATGCAAAGAAGATACACTCAAGATCTAAGGGCCCGCTATCTGCTTATGTGA